A region of Mycobacteriales bacterium DNA encodes the following proteins:
- a CDS encoding Nif3-like dinuclear metal center hexameric protein, producing MARDTALLRDIVAVLDALYDPAWAEPWDAVGLVCGDPAAEVSKVLFAVDPVGAVVEEAIASGAGLLVTHHPLFLEPVHTVAATDARGRLVHRLIESGLGLFVAHTNADVARPGVSDALAGALGLERTEPLRPLAEGSDKLVAFVPPADVDRVVDALTAAGAGGIGDYTRCAFWGPGTGTFRPGAAANPAIGRPGRVEKVEEVRVEIPVPRHLRNQVLAALRAAHPYEEPAFDVYEPARMSGAAGLGLGLGRVGELAVPEPLGDFVHRVARALPSTAGGVRATGDRATPVRRVAVCGGSGGELAGAAASAGADVLVTADLRHHMASDTVEDRGVGLVDVPHWASEWPWLADAAARVRAELPVGSTVDTAVSYRRTDPWTIHAGSDRPARADRRDEET from the coding sequence GTGGCGCGCGACACCGCTTTGCTGCGCGACATCGTCGCGGTCCTCGACGCGCTCTACGACCCGGCCTGGGCCGAGCCGTGGGATGCGGTGGGCCTGGTCTGCGGGGACCCGGCGGCCGAGGTGTCGAAGGTGCTGTTCGCCGTCGATCCGGTCGGCGCGGTCGTGGAGGAGGCCATCGCGAGTGGCGCCGGCCTGCTCGTCACCCACCATCCGCTGTTCCTCGAGCCGGTCCACACGGTGGCCGCCACCGATGCCCGGGGCCGGCTCGTGCATCGGTTGATCGAGTCCGGGCTCGGGTTGTTCGTGGCCCACACAAACGCCGACGTCGCCCGCCCCGGCGTCTCCGACGCCCTGGCCGGGGCGCTCGGACTCGAGCGGACCGAGCCGTTGCGACCCCTCGCCGAGGGCTCGGACAAGCTCGTCGCATTCGTGCCGCCGGCGGACGTAGACCGAGTCGTCGACGCGCTCACCGCGGCCGGTGCCGGCGGCATCGGGGACTACACCAGGTGCGCGTTCTGGGGTCCCGGTACCGGCACGTTCCGGCCGGGTGCGGCGGCGAACCCCGCGATCGGCCGGCCGGGCCGGGTCGAGAAGGTCGAGGAGGTCCGGGTCGAGATCCCGGTTCCGCGGCACCTGCGCAACCAGGTTCTCGCGGCCCTGCGCGCGGCGCATCCGTACGAGGAGCCGGCGTTCGACGTCTACGAGCCGGCCCGGATGTCCGGGGCTGCCGGTCTCGGTCTCGGTCTCGGTCGGGTCGGGGAGCTCGCGGTGCCCGAGCCGCTCGGCGACTTCGTCCACCGGGTCGCCCGGGCGTTGCCGAGCACCGCCGGCGGGGTCCGCGCGACCGGTGACCGGGCCACCCCGGTGCGCCGGGTGGCCGTGTGCGGTGGTTCCGGCGGTGAACTGGCCGGGGCTGCCGCATCGGCCGGCGCGGACGTGCTCGTCACCGCCGATTTGCGCCACCACATGGCGTCGGACACGGTCGAGGACCGCGGCGTCGGTCTTGTCGACGTCCCGCATTGGGCGAGTGAGTGGCCCTGGCTCGCAGACGCCGCCGCGCGGGTGAGGGCTGAACTGCCGGTCGGGTCTACGGTGGATACCGCCGTGTCGTACCGCCGCACCGACCCGTGGACCATTCACGCCGGTTCCGACCGACCGGCCCGTGCCGATCGACGCGACGAGGAAACGTGA
- a CDS encoding C4-type zinc ribbon domain-containing protein, whose product MNADSEVQLSLLDLQALDSALDRLAHRRRNLPELARIDELDAQLSGIDGELVNVETDDRDLGRQQLKIEADIDQVRTRVTRDQARLDNGQVSSPKELENLQSELASLGRRQSDLEDQVLDVMERREAVQARLGEIRLARDGVVAEQTAAEERRDATLAEIDHEAGQASQRRKELAGGLPAELTALYEKIRASAGGVGAAALHRGRCEGCHLQLNTVELNALRAAAPEAVLRCEECRRILVRTADSGL is encoded by the coding sequence GTGAACGCCGACTCCGAGGTCCAACTCAGCCTGCTCGACCTCCAGGCCCTGGACTCCGCGCTCGATCGGCTGGCCCACCGGCGTCGCAACCTGCCCGAGCTCGCCCGGATCGACGAGCTCGACGCACAGCTGAGCGGCATCGACGGCGAGTTGGTGAACGTCGAGACCGACGATCGCGACCTGGGCCGGCAGCAGCTGAAGATCGAAGCCGACATCGACCAGGTGCGCACCCGGGTCACCCGGGATCAGGCCCGGCTCGACAACGGCCAGGTGAGCTCGCCGAAGGAACTCGAGAACCTGCAGTCGGAGCTGGCCTCGTTGGGCCGTCGTCAATCCGATCTCGAGGATCAGGTTCTCGATGTGATGGAGCGCCGGGAGGCGGTGCAGGCCCGGCTCGGCGAGATCCGGCTGGCGCGCGACGGTGTCGTCGCCGAGCAGACTGCCGCGGAGGAACGCCGGGACGCGACGCTCGCCGAGATCGACCACGAGGCCGGGCAGGCCAGCCAGCGCCGCAAGGAGTTGGCCGGCGGGCTCCCGGCGGAACTGACCGCGCTCTACGAGAAGATCCGGGCGTCGGCCGGGGGAGTCGGGGCGGCTGCGCTGCACCGGGGACGTTGCGAAGGCTGCCACCTCCAGCTCAACACGGTGGAGCTCAATGCGCTTCGCGCCGCCGCTCCGGAAGCGGTGTTGCGCTGCGAAGAGTGCCGACGGATCCTCGTTCGCACCGCCGACTCCGGGCTGTAG
- a CDS encoding bifunctional RNase H/acid phosphatase — translation MRLRVEADGGSRGNPGPAGYGAVVRDADTGEVLRELAGAIGRATNNVAEYRGLIAGLAGAREIDPHAEVEARLDSKLVVEQMAGRWRVKHVDMRALAAEAAGLVRGFASVRFVHVPREQNSHADRLANEAMDAAARGETWRVGDQASPGAEPTLPQPPNRLSGWMAASAPPTAVLLLRHGATAHSGQMRFSGIGDIPLSPLGEEQIRRAASRLAGESVQAIVSSPLPRARASADLVSGLTGLTVSLDDDARETDFGDWEGRTFTEVREHWPADLERWLADPEVSPPGGESFAETARRVARVRERLVAAYPGGRVLLVSHVTPIKTLVQQALEAPPRALFRLHLDVASLTVLDLHADGPAVLRLFNDTGHLAGC, via the coding sequence GTGCGGCTCAGGGTCGAGGCCGACGGCGGCTCCCGTGGCAACCCAGGGCCGGCCGGCTACGGCGCGGTCGTGCGCGACGCCGATACCGGCGAGGTGCTCCGCGAGCTGGCCGGTGCGATCGGGCGGGCGACCAACAACGTCGCGGAATACCGGGGTCTCATCGCCGGCCTGGCCGGGGCCCGGGAGATCGACCCGCACGCCGAGGTGGAGGCGCGGCTCGACTCCAAGCTGGTGGTCGAGCAGATGGCCGGCCGCTGGCGGGTCAAGCACGTGGACATGCGGGCCCTCGCCGCCGAGGCCGCGGGCCTGGTACGTGGTTTTGCCAGCGTGCGCTTCGTCCACGTGCCGCGTGAACAGAACTCTCACGCCGACCGACTGGCCAACGAGGCGATGGACGCGGCCGCACGCGGGGAGACGTGGCGGGTCGGAGACCAGGCGTCTCCCGGGGCCGAGCCGACGTTGCCACAGCCGCCCAACCGGCTCTCCGGCTGGATGGCCGCATCGGCGCCGCCGACCGCGGTCCTGCTCCTCCGCCATGGCGCCACCGCCCACTCCGGACAGATGCGTTTCAGTGGCATCGGTGACATTCCCTTGAGCCCGCTCGGCGAGGAGCAGATCCGCCGAGCGGCTTCCCGGCTGGCCGGTGAGTCCGTCCAGGCGATCGTCAGTTCGCCGTTGCCGAGGGCCCGCGCGTCGGCCGACCTCGTCTCGGGCCTGACCGGGCTGACGGTCAGCCTGGACGACGACGCCCGCGAGACCGATTTCGGCGACTGGGAGGGCCGGACCTTCACCGAGGTGCGCGAGCATTGGCCAGCCGATCTCGAGCGCTGGCTGGCCGATCCGGAGGTCTCGCCGCCGGGTGGGGAGAGTTTCGCCGAGACCGCCCGGCGGGTGGCCCGGGTCCGCGAGCGGCTCGTCGCGGCCTACCCGGGTGGCCGGGTTCTCCTCGTCAGCCATGTGACACCGATCAAAACGCTCGTTCAGCAGGCCCTGGAGGCACCCCCGCGGGCCCTGTTCCGGCTGCACCTCGACGTGGCGTCGCTGACTGTCCTGGACTTGCACGCCGACGGACCGGCCGTCCTCCGGCTGTTCAACGACACCGGGCACCTGGCCGGGTGCTGA
- a CDS encoding SLC13 family permease: protein MLSSTPAEALSVAALLVTLVAASRRPRGLSEAVVAVPAAGVVILAGAISAGHIGAELRRIGPVIGFLVAVLVLARLCDEDGLFTAAGALLAARTHGRSRSLLAGVFVLASVTTAVLSLDTTVVLLTPVVLVTAGRVRISPRPPMYACAHLANTGSLLLPVSNLTNLLVYSASGLSFTRFALLMTLPWLAAIGVEFLVFRRFFATDLGAAPVADAHIGTVPVPRFCLAVVLLTLGGFVLTSAVGVNPAWAAGVGAAVLAVRALARRQATVADIAGAASIPFCLFVLALGLIVRAVSDDGLGRAVRHLVPGGTGLAALLAIAGLGAALANIVNNLPAVLLLAPVAALAGPGPVLALLVGVNIGPNLTYIGSLATLLWRRVLADHGESVSASTFTRLGIRTVPPALVASVLALWGGLRVIGS, encoded by the coding sequence GTGCTGAGCTCGACACCCGCGGAGGCGCTGTCCGTCGCGGCGCTGCTGGTCACCCTGGTCGCCGCGAGCCGGCGCCCGCGCGGCCTGTCGGAGGCCGTGGTCGCGGTGCCGGCGGCCGGTGTGGTCATCCTCGCCGGCGCGATCTCGGCCGGGCATATCGGGGCAGAGCTGCGCCGCATCGGCCCGGTGATCGGCTTCCTCGTCGCGGTCCTCGTCCTGGCCAGGCTCTGCGACGAGGACGGGCTGTTCACTGCCGCCGGCGCGCTGCTCGCCGCTCGGACCCATGGCCGATCACGGTCGTTGTTGGCGGGTGTGTTCGTTCTCGCTTCGGTCACTACGGCTGTGCTCAGTCTCGACACCACGGTCGTCCTGCTGACTCCCGTCGTCCTGGTCACCGCGGGTCGGGTCCGCATCTCCCCTCGGCCGCCGATGTACGCGTGCGCCCATCTCGCCAACACCGGATCGCTGCTTCTGCCGGTGTCGAACCTCACCAACCTGCTGGTCTACTCGGCGAGCGGGCTGTCCTTCACCCGCTTCGCTCTGCTCATGACGTTGCCGTGGCTGGCCGCGATCGGCGTGGAGTTCCTCGTGTTTCGCCGGTTCTTCGCCACCGACCTGGGGGCGGCTCCGGTGGCGGATGCGCACATCGGCACCGTCCCCGTACCCCGGTTCTGCCTGGCCGTCGTCCTGCTCACCCTCGGCGGTTTCGTTCTGACCTCCGCCGTCGGCGTCAACCCGGCATGGGCGGCGGGCGTCGGGGCCGCGGTGCTCGCCGTGCGGGCTCTCGCGCGACGCCAGGCGACCGTTGCGGACATCGCGGGCGCGGCGTCCATCCCGTTCTGCCTGTTCGTGCTCGCGTTGGGCCTGATCGTGCGGGCGGTGTCGGATGACGGGTTGGGTAGAGCCGTTCGCCATCTTGTTCCCGGCGGAACCGGTCTAGCCGCCCTCCTCGCGATCGCCGGCCTCGGGGCGGCCCTCGCCAACATCGTGAACAACCTGCCGGCCGTGCTGCTCCTGGCCCCGGTGGCAGCACTCGCCGGGCCTGGACCGGTTCTGGCGCTTCTCGTCGGCGTCAACATCGGCCCCAACCTCACCTACATCGGTTCGCTTGCCACGCTGCTATGGCGGCGGGTGCTCGCGGATCACGGCGAGTCGGTGTCCGCGAGCACATTCACCCGGCTCGGGATCCGCACCGTGCCACCCGCCCTGGTTGCTTCCGTCCTGGCGCTCTGGGGTGGGCTGCGGGTGATCGGTAGTTGA
- a CDS encoding metal-sensitive transcriptional regulator, whose translation MSVHDEALSDVLNRLRRAHGQLGGVIRMVEGGDDCRTVLTQLAACSHALDRAGFKIIASSMRHCTADDDSAGAEMTTAELEKLFLSLA comes from the coding sequence TTGTCCGTCCACGACGAGGCGCTCAGCGACGTGCTCAATCGACTGCGCCGCGCCCATGGCCAGCTCGGCGGGGTCATTCGGATGGTCGAGGGTGGCGATGACTGCAGGACCGTGCTGACCCAGCTGGCGGCCTGTTCGCACGCGCTCGACCGCGCCGGATTCAAGATCATCGCCAGCAGTATGCGGCACTGCACGGCGGATGATGACTCAGCCGGAGCCGAGATGACGACCGCCGAGCTGGAAAAGCTGTTCCTCTCCCTGGCGTGA
- a CDS encoding rhodanese-like domain-containing protein, protein MVEVDTAALALAHAHGLRVVDVREPAEFGAGHVPGAENIPLAAVPTRLSEFPRDERVFVVCASGGRSYQAAEFLVQAGVDAVSVSGGTTAWMRAGHPVVVEPSDDGTAGGAPR, encoded by the coding sequence GTGGTCGAGGTAGACACCGCCGCACTCGCCTTAGCGCATGCGCACGGTCTCCGCGTGGTGGACGTTCGCGAGCCCGCCGAATTCGGGGCCGGCCACGTCCCAGGTGCGGAGAACATCCCGCTGGCCGCGGTGCCGACGCGCTTGTCGGAATTTCCGAGAGACGAACGCGTGTTCGTCGTCTGCGCCTCCGGGGGGCGCAGCTACCAGGCCGCGGAGTTCCTCGTCCAGGCCGGAGTGGATGCGGTCAGCGTTTCCGGTGGCACGACGGCGTGGATGCGGGCGGGTCATCCGGTTGTGGTCGAGCCTTCGGATGACGGAACTGCCGGGGGAGCCCCGCGATGA
- a CDS encoding MBL fold metallo-hydrolase — MSVQIVPLDSKNLGNRSYLAHDGALAVAVDVPRDVDRMIELAAVHSVRIDLVVDTHGHGDWLTGGPELARLVGARYAAPAEIGGAHRETLVMDGTRLTVGALELRARHSPGHTPGHISYELLENDQTVGVFTGGSMLHGAVGRPDLNGAEHTEALAHAQYVSVRTLAEQLPAEAHVLPMHGFGSFCSATPTSGDSSRIDDERRVNPALTQSEGSFVAELLAGLDAYPAYYARMAPANAAGPDPVDLSRPPAVGRAEIHRRISAGEWVVDLRNRELFAAAHLAGTYNFDGAENAVTYLGWLMPAGAALTLLGESVEQVARVQRELALIGVDRPRGMAAGRVEDWVDGSELRSYRRVRFTDLATQVGTHPRTSVLDVRRTLEWRTSHLAGATHIPLHELPGRLDEVPDGELWVHCGSGFRASIAASILDRTGRHTVVAVDDDFANAEPAGCRIVRPQSVPVA, encoded by the coding sequence ATGAGTGTGCAGATCGTCCCGTTGGACAGCAAGAACTTGGGCAATCGCTCGTACCTCGCGCACGACGGCGCCCTCGCGGTGGCAGTGGACGTGCCACGGGACGTCGATCGGATGATCGAGCTGGCCGCCGTCCACTCTGTGCGCATCGACCTCGTCGTGGATACCCACGGCCATGGGGACTGGCTTACCGGCGGCCCGGAGCTCGCCCGTCTCGTCGGGGCGCGCTATGCCGCGCCGGCGGAGATCGGCGGCGCTCATCGCGAAACCCTGGTGATGGATGGAACCCGGTTGACCGTCGGGGCGCTCGAGCTTCGGGCGCGCCACTCTCCGGGTCACACGCCGGGTCACATCAGCTACGAGCTCCTTGAGAATGACCAGACGGTCGGGGTGTTCACCGGGGGCTCGATGTTGCATGGCGCGGTGGGCCGCCCGGACCTCAACGGTGCGGAGCACACCGAGGCACTGGCCCATGCCCAGTACGTCAGCGTGCGTACGCTTGCCGAGCAGCTTCCTGCCGAGGCGCACGTGCTGCCGATGCACGGATTCGGGTCGTTCTGCTCGGCTACCCCCACCTCCGGGGACTCCTCCAGGATCGACGACGAGCGGCGGGTCAACCCGGCGCTCACCCAAAGCGAGGGCAGTTTCGTCGCCGAACTGCTCGCCGGGTTGGACGCCTATCCGGCCTATTACGCACGGATGGCTCCGGCGAACGCCGCCGGTCCGGATCCGGTCGACCTCTCCCGACCCCCCGCGGTCGGCCGGGCCGAGATTCACCGGCGGATCTCCGCCGGGGAGTGGGTGGTGGACCTCCGCAACCGGGAGCTCTTCGCGGCCGCCCATCTCGCGGGTACCTACAACTTCGACGGGGCGGAGAACGCGGTCACCTACCTGGGTTGGCTGATGCCCGCCGGGGCCGCGCTCACGCTGCTCGGTGAATCGGTCGAACAGGTCGCGCGCGTGCAGCGGGAGTTGGCCCTGATCGGGGTGGACCGGCCGCGGGGGATGGCTGCCGGGCGGGTCGAGGACTGGGTAGACGGGTCCGAGCTGCGCAGCTACCGGCGAGTCAGGTTCACCGACCTCGCCACGCAGGTCGGTACCCACCCGCGGACTTCGGTGCTCGACGTGCGGAGAACCCTTGAGTGGCGCACGTCGCACCTGGCCGGGGCCACGCACATTCCCCTTCACGAGTTGCCGGGGCGGTTGGACGAGGTGCCTGACGGGGAACTGTGGGTGCACTGCGGCAGCGGTTTTCGGGCGTCGATCGCCGCGTCGATCCTCGACCGGACCGGGCGGCACACGGTCGTGGCGGTTGACGACGACTTTGCCAACGCCGAGCCGGCCGGTTGCCGGATCGTTCGCCCGCAGTCGGTGCCGGTCGCCTGA
- a CDS encoding rhodanese-like domain-containing protein: MRLFGKLRRSGAASIGPHEAKRLLAQGAVLLDVREPAEWAAGHAPEAVHVPLGQLLAGKAAVPADRRVVTVCRSGARSSRAAKYLSGQAVHVVNLRGGMTAWAAAGLPVVDGKGRSGTIA; the protein is encoded by the coding sequence ATGAGACTCTTCGGCAAACTGCGTCGAAGCGGAGCTGCCTCGATCGGCCCGCACGAGGCGAAGCGGCTGCTCGCCCAAGGGGCGGTCCTTCTCGACGTTCGTGAACCTGCCGAATGGGCCGCCGGACATGCGCCTGAAGCTGTGCACGTTCCGCTGGGTCAGCTCCTCGCCGGGAAGGCTGCGGTTCCCGCGGACCGTCGGGTGGTTACCGTCTGCCGGAGCGGGGCACGTTCGAGCCGAGCCGCGAAGTACCTCTCCGGGCAGGCCGTGCACGTGGTGAACCTGCGCGGCGGTATGACGGCCTGGGCTGCCGCCGGCCTTCCGGTGGTCGACGGCAAAGGTCGGTCCGGAACCATCGCATGA
- a CDS encoding sulfite exporter TauE/SafE family protein produces MIALAIAFGLAIGVALGALGGGGSILTVPALVYALGQSARAATAGSLVIVGIAAIAGTAGHARAGRVRWRAGTGFGVAGVAASFAGAWANRAVNPNVLLLAFAGLMLVAAAGMLRRSGRASSPAAVAGAEPGAAGPTGRVPVRADGGVRQDRRTHARPSTAATIARVVGAGLVVGFLTGFFGVGGGFVIVPGLIFSLGYRMPEAVATSLLVIAINSAAALLARVGHVTFNWAVIVPFTLAAVAGSVGGKRISEWLSATMLTRAFVGLLLAVAGYVAARSIAGLA; encoded by the coding sequence ATGATCGCGCTTGCGATCGCGTTCGGACTGGCCATCGGCGTGGCCCTGGGCGCCCTCGGGGGCGGCGGCTCGATCCTCACGGTTCCGGCACTGGTTTACGCCCTCGGCCAGTCTGCACGCGCCGCCACCGCCGGCAGCCTCGTCATTGTGGGCATCGCAGCCATCGCGGGGACAGCGGGACATGCCCGCGCCGGCCGGGTCCGCTGGCGGGCCGGCACCGGATTCGGCGTCGCGGGCGTAGCTGCCAGCTTCGCCGGCGCGTGGGCCAACCGAGCCGTGAACCCCAACGTGCTGCTGCTCGCGTTCGCCGGTCTCATGCTCGTCGCGGCCGCGGGCATGCTGCGCCGTTCGGGTCGGGCAAGCTCGCCCGCGGCGGTAGCAGGTGCCGAGCCGGGCGCGGCCGGTCCGACAGGTCGGGTTCCGGTGCGTGCGGACGGCGGAGTTCGCCAGGACCGCCGGACGCACGCCCGGCCCAGTACGGCCGCAACAATCGCAAGGGTCGTGGGGGCGGGCCTGGTGGTCGGGTTCCTCACCGGCTTTTTCGGCGTGGGGGGCGGCTTCGTCATCGTGCCCGGTCTGATCTTCTCGTTGGGCTACCGGATGCCAGAGGCGGTCGCCACCTCGTTGCTCGTGATCGCGATCAATTCGGCAGCCGCGCTACTTGCCCGGGTCGGCCATGTCACCTTCAACTGGGCGGTGATCGTGCCGTTCACCCTCGCCGCCGTCGCCGGTTCGGTTGGCGGGAAGCGGATCTCCGAATGGCTGTCCGCCACCATGCTCACGCGTGCGTTCGTCGGGTTGCTGCTCGCGGTGGCCGGTTACGTGGCGGCCCGGAGCATCGCCGGGCTCGCCTGA
- a CDS encoding carboxymuconolactone decarboxylase family protein, producing MAVRHHAHACVRRVAARGGRLRGGPEHRRARLTVYSVRPTVPLWSAAEGSPNSLASVGRAVRPARAWPRWARNGTSIHESRAPDRQEASARAEWRLRAVPASRRRLVGFAALLRQLSALWGRRRALKRAGDVHAALPPVLREAVAVGVSRANECSACSYAHHRFALNAGLTPAQLAQLEGLDGEELDEDLWVAVAWARRQAVTGFSAPEADELDAALAARYDLPTRHAVELLARRVSVINAAGNAVAALSSRARGRPVPGSRVLDELAITLLLVSCAPLLAACTLGRRLAAAGPFRR from the coding sequence ATGGCTGTCCGCCACCATGCTCACGCGTGCGTTCGTCGGGTTGCTGCTCGCGGTGGCCGGTTACGTGGCGGCCCGGAGCATCGCCGGGCTCGCCTGACCGTCTACTCGGTCCGGCCCACGGTGCCGCTGTGGTCGGCTGCCGAGGGGTCACCAAATAGTCTGGCTTCCGTCGGACGGGCAGTTCGGCCGGCGCGAGCGTGGCCCCGGTGGGCCCGGAACGGAACGTCCATCCACGAATCGCGAGCACCGGACCGGCAGGAAGCATCGGCACGCGCCGAGTGGCGTCTGCGAGCTGTTCCCGCTTCCCGACGTCGCTTAGTCGGCTTTGCTGCGCTGCTCCGCCAGCTGTCCGCGCTATGGGGGCGAAGACGTGCCTTGAAACGTGCCGGTGACGTGCATGCAGCACTTCCGCCGGTGTTGCGCGAGGCGGTGGCGGTCGGGGTGTCGCGGGCTAATGAATGCAGCGCCTGCAGCTACGCCCATCACCGGTTCGCGCTGAACGCTGGCTTAACTCCAGCCCAGCTGGCGCAACTTGAGGGACTGGATGGCGAGGAGCTGGACGAGGATCTGTGGGTGGCCGTGGCCTGGGCCCGGCGGCAGGCTGTCACCGGCTTCTCCGCTCCTGAGGCGGATGAGCTCGATGCAGCCCTTGCCGCGCGGTACGACCTACCGACTCGGCACGCCGTGGAGCTACTGGCTCGGCGCGTGTCGGTGATCAACGCGGCAGGTAACGCGGTGGCCGCCCTGAGCAGCCGGGCACGTGGCCGGCCGGTCCCCGGCAGTCGCGTGCTCGACGAGCTCGCGATCACGCTTCTGCTGGTCTCCTGCGCCCCCCTACTCGCGGCATGCACGCTGGGCCGGCGGCTTGCGGCCGCTGGCCCATTTCGTCGCTGA
- a CDS encoding cytochrome b N-terminal domain-containing protein produces the protein MSSGVVNINGPGTYLHWSIFTISEANLAVIVGMLLIFFIALLLPFPGSGPAATEALLPAEPVAEVSTSPVATGRSWTGRVRAAGLRWLPPERLLPEAQPSYVASWIYVFGVASLAALGVAIASGFAIALGGVDWWHTNPLGHFFNSCHLWSVELFFAFMVIHLWAKFFMAAWRGGRARTWITGVLAFLASIGEAFTGYLSQTNFDSQWIAVNGKDAFNATGIGGFFNVLSSGQMLLWHVVLLPLVLVAVVGIHVLFVRYRGVVHPFPARGGRDPIGRLLVEDGGGAQPPGGQPRRGSARAADAAEWRGPKRRYDLVREAAAATAVVLAATVALAGLLSSPDVAPVTIRTWATADPGDFLATVAAELAGTSETATYGPPYNHGSAFVQRIGVSWQSLAGVRERIDPAQAFVLGPLAAAAGENPALVDALTAYRSAPTAQRTAWLSSYSTALAKASVVSGQVTVPGSGFGPIATMISAELTLAQAGGLDASLLAKQPFYGTNLTKPLLFLEDGTYFGARAEAEHLQGNQWGVMNETGSYPGQPWLWLYQLWYHLPGFRTSTNVDLIAVYLIGLATLLLLLVPFVPGLRSLPRWLRVYRLIWRPYYREAEGRTGTASGSSPPGRNSPESSGTDANGRAGAD, from the coding sequence GTGAGCTCCGGGGTGGTGAACATCAACGGTCCCGGCACCTACCTGCACTGGAGCATCTTCACCATTTCCGAGGCCAACCTCGCGGTCATCGTCGGGATGCTGCTGATCTTCTTCATCGCGCTGTTGCTGCCTTTTCCAGGCAGTGGGCCAGCGGCCACCGAGGCGCTGCTCCCAGCCGAACCGGTGGCAGAGGTGTCGACGTCACCGGTCGCGACCGGGCGATCTTGGACCGGCCGGGTTCGTGCCGCGGGCCTGCGCTGGTTACCCCCGGAGCGACTGCTTCCCGAGGCCCAGCCCAGCTACGTCGCCTCGTGGATCTACGTGTTCGGGGTGGCGAGTCTGGCCGCACTGGGCGTGGCGATCGCCTCGGGCTTCGCGATCGCGCTCGGGGGTGTGGATTGGTGGCACACCAATCCGCTGGGGCATTTCTTCAATAGCTGCCACCTGTGGAGCGTGGAACTGTTCTTTGCCTTCATGGTGATTCATTTGTGGGCCAAATTCTTCATGGCCGCCTGGCGGGGTGGCCGTGCGCGGACCTGGATCACCGGGGTGCTGGCGTTCCTCGCCTCGATCGGGGAGGCTTTCACCGGCTACCTTTCCCAGACCAACTTCGACTCGCAGTGGATCGCCGTCAACGGCAAAGACGCGTTCAACGCGACTGGCATCGGCGGCTTCTTCAACGTGTTGAGCTCCGGACAGATGCTGCTCTGGCATGTGGTTCTGCTGCCGCTGGTGCTGGTTGCCGTGGTCGGGATCCACGTGCTGTTCGTCCGTTACCGGGGCGTGGTGCACCCCTTCCCGGCCCGCGGCGGTCGGGACCCGATCGGCAGGTTGCTGGTCGAGGATGGCGGCGGGGCCCAGCCACCCGGGGGACAGCCGCGCCGGGGGTCGGCTAGAGCCGCCGATGCCGCCGAGTGGCGCGGACCGAAGCGCCGGTACGACCTGGTCAGGGAAGCCGCCGCGGCCACCGCGGTCGTGCTGGCCGCCACGGTGGCGCTGGCGGGGTTGCTGTCATCTCCGGATGTCGCGCCGGTCACGATCCGCACTTGGGCAACCGCGGACCCCGGGGATTTCCTCGCCACCGTGGCTGCCGAGCTTGCCGGCACCTCGGAGACTGCCACGTATGGACCGCCCTACAACCACGGCAGTGCATTCGTGCAGCGGATCGGCGTGTCCTGGCAGAGCCTTGCCGGGGTGCGGGAACGGATCGATCCGGCGCAAGCATTCGTGCTCGGCCCGCTGGCGGCCGCGGCCGGGGAGAACCCGGCCCTGGTCGACGCGCTGACGGCGTACCGGTCAGCACCGACCGCCCAGCGCACGGCCTGGCTGAGCAGCTACTCGACCGCCCTGGCCAAGGCGAGCGTTGTGTCCGGTCAGGTAACGGTGCCCGGCAGCGGCTTCGGGCCGATCGCCACGATGATCTCCGCCGAGCTCACGCTGGCCCAGGCGGGTGGCCTGGATGCCAGCCTTCTGGCCAAGCAACCGTTTTACGGCACGAACCTCACCAAACCGCTGCTCTTCCTCGAAGACGGAACGTATTTCGGGGCGCGTGCGGAGGCCGAGCATCTGCAAGGCAACCAGTGGGGGGTGATGAACGAGACCGGGAGTTATCCCGGCCAGCCCTGGCTCTGGCTCTATCAACTCTGGTACCACCTGCCCGGCTTCCGAACCTCCACCAACGTGGACCTGATCGCCGTCTACCTGATCGGCCTCGCTACCCTGCTCCTCCTCCTCGTCCCGTTCGTTCCCGGGCTGCGGTCGCTACCGCGCTGGCTGCGGGTCTACCGCCTGATCTGGCGCCCGTACTACCGGGAGGCTGAGGGTCGGACAGGCACCGCTTCCGGGAGTTCCCCCCCGGGCCGGAACTCCCCGGAGTCCAGCGGCACCGACGCCAACGGTCGAGCGGGCGCCGACTGA